In Leguminivora glycinivorella isolate SPB_JAAS2020 chromosome 19, LegGlyc_1.1, whole genome shotgun sequence, a single genomic region encodes these proteins:
- the LOC125236556 gene encoding zinc finger and BTB domain-containing protein 49-like produces the protein MSTDAPRNLFFYELCRLCLENAGVTDVFESGEFLIDIFECTGVKLAHADNLPHKVCKKCLDIVTSSKELRILASKNDAHLRLLFPPDDADSDAETVILEPGTRTVSESSSSKNTQFQSSKEKLSFLLQEGEEDSSQNMPVVTQTISFRKDLFPTSTQPSSSPTKTKAPIKTEPGEKTLKIKVEEETRCKRIKRGDNGEVTFNCDECDKVFDKAKKLYLHQRHHDKKIFCPLDACGKKFTTKGDMTKHIRTHTGEKPYKCKMCSKSFAQRVSLRQHITNIHSPKDK, from the exons ATGAGTACTGACGCACCGAGAAATCTTTTCTTCTACGAGTTGTGcaggctgtgcctcgaaaacgCCGGCGTTACTGATGTTTTCGAGTCCGGAGAGTTTCTAATAGACATTTTCGAATGTACAGGAGTAAAA CTTGCACATGCAGATAACTTACCACACAAAGTGTGTAAAAAGTGTTTGGACATAGTGACAAGTTCCAAAGAGTTGAGAATACTTGCCTCGAAGAATGATGCACATCTACGCCTCTTGTTTCCTCCAGACGACGCGGATTCCGATGCGGAGACGGTTATCCTTGAG CCTGGCACTCGCACAGTTTCAGAAAGTAGTAGTAGCAAAAACACACAGTTCCAAAGCTCCAAGGAAAAACTCAGTTTCCTCTTACAAGAAGGTGAAGAAGATAGCAGTCAG aATATGCCCGTTGTTACACAAACCATATCTTTTAGAAAAGATCTCTTTCCAACTTCTACTCAGCCCAGTTCG AGTCCTACTAAAACAAAGGCACCAATAAAAACAGAACCCGgtgaaaaaacattaaaaataaaagtggaAGAGGAAACTCGATGTAAACGGATCAAGAGAGGAGATAATGGAGAAGTCACATTTAATTGTGAT gAATGCGACAAAGTTTTTGACAAAGCTAAGAAGCTATACCTACACCAACGACACCACGACAAGAAAATATTCTGCCCGCTAGATGCTTGCGGCAAAAAGTTCACCACCAAAGGAGACATGACCAAACATATAAGAACTCACACAGGCGAAAAGCCATATAAGTGTAAAATGTGTAGCAAGAGCTTCGCGCAGAGGGTGAGTTTGAGGCAACATATCACAAACATACACTCGCCTAAAGATAAATAA